One Bos taurus isolate L1 Dominette 01449 registration number 42190680 breed Hereford chromosome 25, ARS-UCD2.0, whole genome shotgun sequence genomic window carries:
- the EEF2KMT gene encoding protein-lysine N-methyltransferase EEF2KMT — MAPEERADAARLLRGFERRFLAARALRSFPWQSLEEKLRDSSGSELLLDILQKTVKHPLCVKHPPSVKYSRSFLSELIRKHEAVHTEPLDELYQALAEVLTAEDPTHCHRSYLLPSGDSVTLCESTAIVSHGTTGLVTWNAALYLAEWAVENPAVFAHRMVLELGSGAGLTGLAICKTCRPRAYIFSDCHSHVLEQLRGNVLLNGFSLEPSIDTWAQHPGPHTPEAERPWVTVARLDWDTVTAPQLAAFQPDVVLAADVLYCPETVLSLVGVLRKLSTCRKDQRAPDAYIAFTVRNPETCQLFTTELGQAGIPWEEVPCHDQKLFPYEEHSEMAILKLTL, encoded by the exons ATGGCGCCGGAGGAGAGAGCGGATGCCGCGCGCCTGCTGCGGGGTTTCGAGCGCCGCTTCTTGGCGGCGCGCGCCCTGCGCTCCTTTCCCTGGCAG AGCCTAGAAGAGAAACTAAGGGACTCGTCAGGCTCCGAGCTGCTGCTGGATATTTTGCAGAAG ACCGTGAAGCACCCTCTGTGCGTGAAGCACCCACCATCAGTGAAGTATTCCCGGAGCTTTCTCTCTGAGCTCATCAGAAAG cacGAGGCTGTCCACACGGAGCCGTTGGACGAGCTGTACCAGGCGCTGGCCGAGGTCCTGACGGCCGAGGACCCCACCCACTGCCACCGGAGCTATCTGCTG CCTTCAGGTGACTCGGTCACCCTCTGCGAGAGCACGGCCATCGTGTCTCATGGGACCACAGGCCTGGTCACGTGGAACGCCGCGCTCTACCTGGCCGAGTGGGCCGTGGAGAACCCAGCGGTCTTCGCTCACAG AATGGTCTTAGAGCTTGGCAGCGGAGCCGGCCTCACAGGCCTGGCCATTTGTAAGACATGCCGGCCCAGAGCGTACATCTTCAGCGACTGTCACAGCCACGTCCTGGAGCAGCTGCGAGGGAACGTCCTTCTCAACGGCTTCTCGTTGGAGCCAAGCATCGACACCTGGGCGCAGCACCCAGGACCGCATACCCCCGAGGCAGAGCGCCCCTGGGTGACAGTGGCCCGGCTGGACTGGGACACGGTGACGGCGCCGCAGCTCGCGGCCTTCCAGCCGGACGTCGTCCTTGCCGCAG ACGTGCTGTATTGTCCTGAAACGGTCCTCTCCCTGGTTGGGGTCCTGCGGAAGCTCTCCACCTGCCGGAAGGACCAGCGGGCTCCTGATGCCTACATTGCCTTCACCGTCCGCAACCCGGAGACGTGCCAGCTGTTCACCACGGAGCTGG
- the EEF2KMT gene encoding protein-lysine N-methyltransferase EEF2KMT isoform X2, protein MFLKPSTEEMGMTATVKHPLCVKHPPSVKYSRSFLSELIRKHEAVHTEPLDELYQALAEVLTAEDPTHCHRSYLLPSGDSVTLCESTAIVSHGTTGLVTWNAALYLAEWAVENPAVFAHRMVLELGSGAGLTGLAICKTCRPRAYIFSDCHSHVLEQLRGNVLLNGFSLEPSIDTWAQHPGPHTPEAERPWVTVARLDWDTVTAPQLAAFQPDVVLAAGTAWLSAGTQQWTLPGGKNGGTWVAWASRVTAQHGACLLGALRPQPPRLRQRPCVLPRKWSLLWRNQLCPARRAMSRTGPRAPDQRDQS, encoded by the exons ATGTTTTTAAAACCGTCCACAGAGGAAATGGGGATGACAGCT ACCGTGAAGCACCCTCTGTGCGTGAAGCACCCACCATCAGTGAAGTATTCCCGGAGCTTTCTCTCTGAGCTCATCAGAAAG cacGAGGCTGTCCACACGGAGCCGTTGGACGAGCTGTACCAGGCGCTGGCCGAGGTCCTGACGGCCGAGGACCCCACCCACTGCCACCGGAGCTATCTGCTG CCTTCAGGTGACTCGGTCACCCTCTGCGAGAGCACGGCCATCGTGTCTCATGGGACCACAGGCCTGGTCACGTGGAACGCCGCGCTCTACCTGGCCGAGTGGGCCGTGGAGAACCCAGCGGTCTTCGCTCACAG AATGGTCTTAGAGCTTGGCAGCGGAGCCGGCCTCACAGGCCTGGCCATTTGTAAGACATGCCGGCCCAGAGCGTACATCTTCAGCGACTGTCACAGCCACGTCCTGGAGCAGCTGCGAGGGAACGTCCTTCTCAACGGCTTCTCGTTGGAGCCAAGCATCGACACCTGGGCGCAGCACCCAGGACCGCATACCCCCGAGGCAGAGCGCCCCTGGGTGACAGTGGCCCGGCTGGACTGGGACACGGTGACGGCGCCGCAGCTCGCGGCCTTCCAGCCGGACGTCGTCCTTGCCGCAGGTACCGCCTGGCTTTCAGCAGGGACACAGCAGTGGACGCTGCCTGGCGGGAAGAATGGCGGGACCTGGGTTGCATGGGCCTCCAGGGTGACGGCACAGCACGGGGCGTGCCTCCTGGGGGCCCTGAGGCCGCAGCCGCCCCGTCTGAGACAGAGGCCATGTGTCCTCCCACGCAAATGGTCCCTCCTATGGAGGAACCAGCTCTGCCCAGCAAGGCGTGCGATGAGCAGAACAGGCCCCAGGGCACCAGACCAGCGGGACCAGTCTTAG
- the EEF2KMT gene encoding protein-lysine N-methyltransferase EEF2KMT isoform X1: MAPEERADAARLLRGFERRFLAARALRSFPWQSLEEKLRDSSGSELLLDILQKTVKHPLCVKHPPSVKYSRSFLSELIRKHEAVHTEPLDELYQALAEVLTAEDPTHCHRSYLLPSGDSVTLCESTAIVSHGTTGLVTWNAALYLAEWAVENPAVFAHRMVLELGSGAGLTGLAICKTCRPRAYIFSDCHSHVLEQLRGNVLLNGFSLEPSIDTWAQHPGPHTPEAERPWVTVARLDWDTVTAPQLAAFQPDVVLAAGTAWLSAGTQQWTLPGGKNGGTWVAWASRVTAQHGACLLGALRPQPPRLRQRPCVLPRKWSLLWRNQLCPARRAMSRTGPRAPDQRDQS; the protein is encoded by the exons ATGGCGCCGGAGGAGAGAGCGGATGCCGCGCGCCTGCTGCGGGGTTTCGAGCGCCGCTTCTTGGCGGCGCGCGCCCTGCGCTCCTTTCCCTGGCAG AGCCTAGAAGAGAAACTAAGGGACTCGTCAGGCTCCGAGCTGCTGCTGGATATTTTGCAGAAG ACCGTGAAGCACCCTCTGTGCGTGAAGCACCCACCATCAGTGAAGTATTCCCGGAGCTTTCTCTCTGAGCTCATCAGAAAG cacGAGGCTGTCCACACGGAGCCGTTGGACGAGCTGTACCAGGCGCTGGCCGAGGTCCTGACGGCCGAGGACCCCACCCACTGCCACCGGAGCTATCTGCTG CCTTCAGGTGACTCGGTCACCCTCTGCGAGAGCACGGCCATCGTGTCTCATGGGACCACAGGCCTGGTCACGTGGAACGCCGCGCTCTACCTGGCCGAGTGGGCCGTGGAGAACCCAGCGGTCTTCGCTCACAG AATGGTCTTAGAGCTTGGCAGCGGAGCCGGCCTCACAGGCCTGGCCATTTGTAAGACATGCCGGCCCAGAGCGTACATCTTCAGCGACTGTCACAGCCACGTCCTGGAGCAGCTGCGAGGGAACGTCCTTCTCAACGGCTTCTCGTTGGAGCCAAGCATCGACACCTGGGCGCAGCACCCAGGACCGCATACCCCCGAGGCAGAGCGCCCCTGGGTGACAGTGGCCCGGCTGGACTGGGACACGGTGACGGCGCCGCAGCTCGCGGCCTTCCAGCCGGACGTCGTCCTTGCCGCAGGTACCGCCTGGCTTTCAGCAGGGACACAGCAGTGGACGCTGCCTGGCGGGAAGAATGGCGGGACCTGGGTTGCATGGGCCTCCAGGGTGACGGCACAGCACGGGGCGTGCCTCCTGGGGGCCCTGAGGCCGCAGCCGCCCCGTCTGAGACAGAGGCCATGTGTCCTCCCACGCAAATGGTCCCTCCTATGGAGGAACCAGCTCTGCCCAGCAAGGCGTGCGATGAGCAGAACAGGCCCCAGGGCACCAGACCAGCGGGACCAGTCTTAG